The following coding sequences lie in one Miscanthus floridulus cultivar M001 chromosome 9, ASM1932011v1, whole genome shotgun sequence genomic window:
- the LOC136483870 gene encoding putative F-box/LRR-repeat protein At3g28410 yields MPPRKRGGKVKRAAPPRAGHPNLDALPDDVLHHVLSFLPAQEAVRTCVLTRRWRHLWKSAMGLRICAARTMKRHLRINNGWEPWLGLGNLPLVSQNVKRLKLGCVQLNDSFLDFSSCLALEVLEFDCCQFLDCHRISSQSLKFLSFRNQFDYERISRTHIYAPNLISLWLEASDGWIPLLERMPSLVVAVVKIKFSDDSYCLDCEDEDCSCYPVHGDTVGTMVLQGLSEAQSLVLWSDIRESIFSRDLKCCPIFTNLKTLSLNEYWCMPGEFSSLTCILEHSPVLEKLTLQLFCKEPKSKVEMRGSPDTTERSNAISEHFKIVDVKCEVVDEKVPNVLEFLSKHSICKL; encoded by the exons ATGCCTCCGAGGAAAAGGGGCGGAAAGGTCAAGAGGGCGGCGCCTCCGAGGGCTGGCCACCCCAATCTCGATGCGCTCCCTGATGATGTCCTTCACCACGTGCTGTCATTCCTTCCAGCGCAGGAGGCTGTGCGGACGTGCGTGCTGACCCGGCGCTGGCGCCACCTCTGGAAGTCTGCCATGGGCCTGCGCATTTGTGCGGCGAGGACCATGAAGCGGCATCT ACGGATTAACAATGGCTGGGAGCCCTGGCTTGGTCTGGGCAATCTGCCTCTCGTCTCGCAGAATGTGAAGAGGCTAAAGCTCGGATGTGTACAACTCAATGATAGCTTCCTTGACTTCTCCAGCTGCCTGGCATTGGAAGTCCTTGAGTTCGATTGTTGTCAATTCCTTGACTGCCATAGGATTTCGTCACAATCTCTAAAGTTTCTAAGCTTCAGGAATCAATTCGATTATGAAAGGATTTCTCGCACTCATATTTATGCTCCGAATCTCATTTCACTGTGGCTTGAAGCTAGTGATGGCTGGATTCCTTTGCTTGAGAGAATGCCCTCCTTGGTGGTGGCAGTTGTTAAAATCAAATTTTCCGATGACTCTTATTGTCTGGATTGTGAGGATGAGGACTGCTCTTGCTATCCAGTACATGGTGATACTGTTGGCACTATGGTTCTCCAAGGTTTATCAGAAGCTCAGAGTTTGGTGCTATGGTCTGATATTAGAGAG TCTATATTCAGTAGGGACTTGAAATGTTGCCCCATATTTACTAACTTGAAGACTCTGTCACTCAATGAATACTGGTGTATGCCTGGGGAATTCAGTTCGCTTACATGTATTCTAGAACATTCACCTGTTTTAGAGAAGCTCACTCTTCAACTATTTTGCAAG GAACCCAAAAGTAAAGTGGAAATGAGAGGAAGCCCTGATACAACAGAAAGATCAAATGCAATATCAGAACATTTTAAAATAGTGGACGTTAAATGCGAAGTGGTCGATGAAAAAGTGCCGAATGTTTTGGAGTTCCTCAGCAAACATAGCATATGTAAGCTCTAG